atatgcttaaataattaatgtctaatttatatttcaattattactactcaaaaaaaataaatacaaatataagGTTATTTATTGGTACAAATTTAAACGTTTTATTGcgaaatatgttttttaccatttgaaaaaaataagaaaatggTGTGTACTTTTAAGCACCTCAacaaaaaactaaaaaaataaaaataaacctAAAAACCTATCAAATTAAACACaacaaatgaaaaataaacaaaaaagatgaaaatttGCCTGATCATTcagcaaaaaaaattaataattttgtaaaaacataaaaattaatagtaagAAAATCaaattgaaataaatataatttccaCTTGATTTAGAATAAGccagttttatattttcaatcACATTTTTATCTTCACTGGTAGTTAAGGCAGATGAAATTAACAGTTGAACTGGAAAACCTTGTATTAAATATACTCTACcataattatgtatattgCCTTGAACATTTTGTAAAGCTCtaaaattatcattatcactAGCATTATAATCTGgtgttgttttttttaacatattgTAAAATTTCAACATGGTTTCTGTTGATATGGGTAATGATTTTTTGGCAACTTTCCAATGAACATTTTCATTGCAATCAGGTGAGGTTGAAGACCCATGATATGCAAAAAATTCCATACTTTTCATATTTAACATCATTagtaatgaatttaaatttaGGGGTTTCTTCAGATTCACTAATTTGGGGTCTATTAAATGGAttggaaatataaatttaagaaatttcaaaaataggaaaatgaagaataaaaaaaaataaaataaaaaaaaaacataaaaaaaataaaaaaaatcatgaTTAGCAATGTCTCCAATTGTTACacttttttatgaaaaataaatgaagatATTTTTCTCACCTGAACCAACAGGAACATTTTGAGACGCCTCTAAAatagtttttaaaaatttttccGAAGGaagttttttaaaattattaattgtaGATTTATCAATTTCAGCACTTGAAAAAGTAATGGAAATAACCTGATATTGattttctctttttgtatttttaccattttcaTCCAATCTAATACTATTATATAATGATTTACTTCGTTTgttcctttttttattttttgtatattgtTGACCTAAATGAGGATTTGATAAGCTATTCATTAAGaatgttaaaatatatgaatgttgaatatttgtttcattatttttttttttataattttttttttcaaaaactccattccatttattttcatcataatCATAAATCTCATTTGTACTGTGATAAATTTGCATTTCTATATGTCTCCTATTTCCAGATCCTTCAAATGTATGTTCACTAGGGGAATGAAAATTAATATGATgtgaataaaatattgttgGTTCATCAGTTGTAAATAAAACACCAAAAGgaattatttcattattagatgcttttattttaaacatattattttgtctatttataataattttatttattaaattttcataataataaaatatatcaccTTTAAACCATGgtctattaaaattattccaTGAATATTCATCATTATCATAAAAtgcatttaaataaaaatcgGATAAGTTTTTTAATTCTCTTTCTTTTAATGTATGCATATGTAAATCTACAGGAGATTggtattttccatttttgcATATTCCTACATTCCAATCCATTCCATGCTTAGCATaattaaatgataaattCTCATTATTTTGAATCAtgccattttttatattacctTCTTCgttttgttcattttgttcatattgcTGATGTTCGTTTTGttcatattcattttgttgatgctcattttgttcatattcattttgttgatgctcattttgttcatattcattttgttgatgctcattttgttcatattcattttgttgatgctcattttgttcatattcatttttctgatgctcattttgttcatattcaTTTTGCTGATTTTTCATTTCACCCATGTATTCTTTATTGCCGTCACTTGTATTATCCTCCACGTATTTCGACTGCATATCCTcaaagtatttttttttttctttttcgatattgttcatattttcgAGATCGTTCATATTTTCGAAATCCGCATATTCATTGGATTCATCAAATGCTCTTTCCTTTCTTTCTTCTGAATTTTTTTCCACCTCATTTTTTAGAGAAAATTCATCcctttcattttcattttgtctTTCAAATTCTTCGTCATTATAATTGGAGTTATATTCCCAGTTTTTGTCATTTCCATAGTCATTGTCATTATTATCGTCATTATTATTGCCACTATTATTGCCATTATTATTGCCACTATTATTTCCACTATTATTTCCATTGCCATCATTATTGTCATGCCACTCGATATTTCTTTGGATATTTGGATCATCTTTGTGCTCATTTATCTCAATATCCCAATGTCTTACATCTTTATTTATGtctatattatcattttttttttctttaattttgtatTCAACTATAGGGTCAGAATTTAAATCATCCGTGATATTATTTGGCAATTCAAATAACATTCGCTctacataattattatacattaCATTATCACAAAAACATAACACGATTGAAAGAAATATAATGTGTTTCATTttgcttattttatttatataatagattgAGTAAAGACTTATCTTTTTCACATTGACAAAACGGTATTATcacatatatgtgtatatataaatatgttaatattttgataaaagaaatataccatagatatatttatatatgtgttATCCTTTGATATAGTTATTTTTCCATGCTTATTTGATTCTGTTTTATCATGAAACTCATATTTATGTAAATGTttcgaaaaaataaagtagaatagaataaataactatcttttattttgttctattCTGTTCTATTCTGTtatattatgttatattcTATTATATTCTCtcttataaaacatataaaataaaacagaaataaaatataaatgcatcCTGGTGCATAAGGGACTGTTATATAGGACATGATGGAAAGGTGTTTCCAGATATcgaataaatttattaaataattcaagATATGCTAACTATAAACATGTACAaaaatattgcatatatacata
Above is a window of Plasmodium yoelii strain 17X genome assembly, chromosome: 9 DNA encoding:
- a CDS encoding carbonic anhydrase, putative; amino-acid sequence: MKHIIFLSIVLCFCDNVMYNNYVERMLFELPNNITDDLNSDPIVEYKIKEKKNDNIDINKDVRHWDIEINEHKDDPNIQRNIEWHDNNDGNGNNSGNNSGNNNGNNSGNNNDDNNDNDYGNDKNWEYNSNYNDEEFERQNENERDEFSLKNEVEKNSEERKERAFDESNEYADFENMNDLENMNNIEKEKKKYFEDMQSKYVEDNTSDGNKEYMGEMKNQQNEYEQNEHQKNEYEQNEHQQNEYEQNEHQQNEYEQNEHQQNEYEQNEHQQNEYEQNEHQQYEQNEQNEEGNIKNGMIQNNENLSFNYAKHGMDWNVGICKNGKYQSPVDLHMHTLKERELKNLSDFYLNAFYDNDEYSWNNFNRPWFKGDIFYYYENLINKIIINRQNNMFKIKASNNEIIPFGVLFTTDEPTIFYSHHINFHSPSEHTFEGSGNRRHIEMQIYHSTNEIYDYDENKWNGVFEKKNYKKKNNETNIQHSYILTFLMNSLSNPHLGQQYTKNKKRNKRSKSLYNSIRLDENGKNTKRENQYQVISITFSSAEIDKSTINNFKKLPSEKFLKTILEASQNVPVGSDPKLVNLKKPLNLNSLLMMLNMKSMEFFAYHGSSTSPDCNENVHWKVAKKSLPISTETMLKFYNMLKKTTPDYNASDNDNFRALQNVQGNIHNYGRVYLIQGFPVQLLISSALTTSEDKNVIENIKLAYSKSSGNYIYFNLIFLLLIFMFLQNY